In the genome of Astatotilapia calliptera chromosome 18, fAstCal1.2, whole genome shotgun sequence, the window gtttctacatgagctttgatcattctctgtaagattaaggtcagctattgaacggcgttttttttttaaagtaaaggctttaaaaccaagttagtacaaacgtcactaatgtcacataactttgccgacatgtggccaacagtaatgttttcatgttcttcgttattaaacatttgcacataaataagtgacataatattcagtacttacttaaagtttactcttcggctgcCCCTCGtccgccgtttttttttccggcaaaattatccacacccactgaggcgctatgcattctgggatatgttgggccacgaagtctacaccgccacgtccttaaaattcagggaaatgaaggacgcatttgagggccgcatttcgagcagccttcgaattgggacagcctttgtcGCCTCacggtgacgtaatcggccttaaaatgcggcctttaaggctgcagaccctgaattgggatacagccatggaTCTTTGCGCCCAAATGCTTAAAGCTGTTAGCTGGTCAGTGTTTTCAGGTGTGCTTGTACTACCTGTACAGTGCGGAGTGCTGACTAAGTCATGTTAAACCCATTAAAGCGTCAAGCTCAGatatcttttcatttttgtgcactGCTCTCTTGTCgacacacattttctgtttattgaagccttttgtgaataattttgatCATGTAAAAACTGGGAATTGGTCCCTATTGACAATACTCTTATTTTTTGCATTGCATATGTCATTTAGGAAAGGTAATTGGTCACTGAACTTTTTGCAACTGTGTGTATTTCTAAATTTTGTGGCTTCAGTGCACGGAAATTTATATTGTTCAGTTTGCATGTTAAAAGCCACAAACATGTAGCTAACTATAGGCTTTCTTGTGGAACTGAGAACTGCCCTGCCACTTTCAGAACATTTTCTGCCTTCATTCACATATGCCTAGGAATCACAGGACAAGAAGGGAGACCACTGAGGAGGAGTTTTATAAGTTCACTGGTGACCTCAGCTGTCAAGTTCCTGGATGTGGGTATGCTGCACAAAACTTCACAGCTCTTTGTGCCCCTCTCAgatttcatatcaaacatggggggggggggggggaagtatTATGTCCATTTGAAGGTTGCTCTAAATACTTCAGTGTCCGAACATCATTTTCCAGCCATATTTCTCAAAAACATAAATAGACAGTTCAGCAGTCAAGGAAACAAGAAATTGGGGGATTTGCCATAATACAAGGACAGGAAACAATCTATTAGAAGACAGTTGACtttgtgtcatttaaaaatgcaggcTAAAATGCTCTTGCCAACCAGCACTACACGGAGCATCATAGAGGAATTTCAGGATCTTTGAAGCTGTGCAATGCACGAAGCAAAAGTAGACACTGAATCTAACACCATTAACCTTTCGTTGGTAATGGTAGGACTAAGGTTGGAAATTGtgacaaactgtaaaatatactgtattttacGATGTATTTTTCAACTTTTCAATGCAAGACCTTGagtttgtatttcttttgcAGTCCTGGGATTGATTTTCATCTTCAGACAAGGTCCCCAAAACTGCCTTTCTGTTAGTACTCAATCCTAATTGCAGGGTTCATCTTTTAGTGAGGACATATTTGTTGAAATAGCTATATAAAGTTGCTTTTCCaatgatctctctctctcttttttttttttagatggcaGACCAAAGAATTTGAATGACACCATTACTCTggaggaatctggagaactggtgccagaggaacaacctccttctaaacgtcagtaagacaaaggagctgatagtggacttcagcactaagcaggagaggaactaccagacccccgtcatcaacgagtgcccagtggagagagtggacagcttcaaatacctcggagttcacatcacgcaggacctgtcatggtcctgtcacatcaacaccgtggtgaaaaaggcccgacagcgtctctaccacctcagacgcttgagagacttccaactgccctccaaggtgctcaggaacttttactcgtgcaccatagagagcatcctggcaggaaacatcttaacctggttcgggaacagcaccatgcaggacagacgagctctacagagggttgtgcggtcagctgagcgcaccatccgctccgagctccctgacctgcactcaatctacagcaggcggtgctggaccaaggccaggaagatcgtgaaggacctcagccatcccaacaacagactgttctctctgttgaggtcaggaaagcgattccgctccctgaagaccaacacagagagactgaggaggagcttcttcccgcaggcgatacggtctctcaatcacaccaccacacagtactgacccacacatatggttcttacacacacactggactttctggactttggttttgcacaacactggtcactatattcttcatttccggttaatacttgtacagctgctgttattgtgtatatatttatttatatttagattccttcatacattcttatatagttctatattgtgtattgtgtattttgttgtacagttattttattttcaactttaatttatatatttatctttatcttattcttcccagtcaaatttacccttcattctaatttgtgttgtacagttatttcatttttaaccttaatttatattttattccttcctagttaaatttaccctttttaatttttcatatttatttcctatcttattcatagccttttccttttttgttctctttaggtcacgagcagttgtccaagcatttcactacatatcgtactgtgtatgactgtgtacgtgacaaataaaatttgaatttgaaaaaaaatttgAGCTTGGGAAAGATTTCCACTCCAACTGTCGCATGCAATCACAAGAGGAGACAGAGGTCATCCAGAGGACAGGAGAAGTATGGTTAGAATTGTTGTGGAGGCCATGCAAGTTAACTGCAGAAACCCTAAACGTTGCATCTTGTGAAGAGGTTGCTAAGATCATTGTTAACAGATACCCTCAAACATTTGCAGATTTTactgaaaagggagaaagactgGGTTGTGGACGTTATTCACTACTAAGAAGCATCAAATCTAGAGTTGAACATGTTAATCAAGATAATACAACACATAGACTTCGTCAAACAAAGAGAACCAGGAATGAGGAAGACTTTAGTCCCAACAAATTAGATTATTAGCTGATCCATAGTAAGTACATCTGATGTTATGTCAGATTTTAAGTCCCAGTTTTGTCAGACAGTCGATTATTATTTTGGTCATAAAATCATCTTGATTAAGCTGTTAAAAGTTTGATTTGAAATATAGCCATACATTTAAAGGAAGATTCTACTATATTACTTGAtgttaaagaaaatgtaaaaatctgatGAGTTCTGAATTATGATCTGCAcaaggttttatttatttatttattttacttatagAAGACATGAAACACTACACATAAAAATGCTAATTTAAACCTTTGAGCCCTGATCTCAAAAACAGATATAGATATAATgctgtctgtgaagctggaattaagaaataagtgctcaaagttttaaaaacatatttagtgcCATATTCTGTCAGTATGGAACATCATCCAATGTCATGTTGTTGGTTTGTTAGTTGCAGCTAATAGACTTAgattagtttatgttagctaactagtgGCAGAATGGATAACTCAGAGGAAAATGAAtaacactaaaactaaaaatcagtcTAAGGGATCATTTTTTGGGCCACACCTGTCTGCAACAATGAGTGTTATGTTAAGAAACCAAGGATATACTGTTCACTttcactgtctctctctttagGAGTAAGTGGCTCTATGTTGTTTGGCTATTtgaattaaaacacaaatatcCACCTGTTAGTAGTCGTGTTCGGATTTGTAATGCACTTTATAAATAAGAACAGTGTGGAAAAGAGCCTGTTTGAGTTACCAGACTGACAAGCTGCAGCCCAGCACTCCAGCTTTTCCACACTAGACCGAGTGTACATTAAATTCACAACTCACCATATTTACCTTAACTTGAGTTAATGGATGATCCAGTTTTGGGTTTCTTGTTATTGAATGCCCTTCTGTGTTTGTACAAGTAGAATTCtgttaaataatattaaaaacagttaaataattgAGGAGAATCTTGATGTTCATCTGAATGGGCCCTAGGACATATAAATGTCATCAATTTATTTCAGACAAATTAACTTTATTAACAATGTTATACATCTGTGTTGTGTTTCAGCCCACAGCTCATTGCTGTTGATCTCATCTTTGCACACTGTCTCAGTAAAATAAGGTAAATGCAATTTTGTGCAAAAAGGTTTTGCAGAACATCTGGAATCGTGGGCTTATCTTGAAAGTTAATCCAGTACAACAGAATCCGTCTCAgtcatttagtttttttcttttttcaacactgtctgtattttatatatttgtaaaatataaattatgagTTAATGATGCAGTGTTTTCAGTCTGTGTTGGTGTCTCTTCTGATGTCATGTACAAATGCAAATGGATGACCATAGAAGAGTCAGAAGGGAAAAGTAGGATGATACTCTGTGAAATGCACtatacacaggtacacacacacacaggtctttatcaccagtctgacagctgtcggTCCCAGCTGATTTCCCTCTCTCTCCGCTCCTCtccgtctcactataaaaagGGAAGGAAACCACATACTCAATTTCAGGTTAGTTGTGAGCCACAAGGTTCATCTTCTTCTCTTTTAAAGGTTTATAGGTACTGTGTCTAGTTTGCTCACTAATCTTAAGGAAAGGTCCTCCTTGTGTGAAGTCAGCCTCAATAACATACAGGGTTTTTGCTCAGAACAGGCTTTTGGGAGATGATGCAGGATTGGTCTGGCTATAGAAATGGCAATGATTCTGTGTTACCTCGCTTGGGGTTGTGGACTTCCTTGTTCTTCCTGAGCATTTGGCATACagacatttattttatgcttgaatAAATTAAAACCCCACTGGGTGAAATATGCTTTATTACAATGTTCCTTTGACTAGAGGCCAAAACCTCTTGGGAGGGGTGTTTAGCAGAGGGTACAGTGAACAGGGATACACTAGAAGTCCAAAAACTCAAAACCTTTCAGGATCCAGGATTATGACCAAGAAGAAACAAGCAAataagatttctttcttttaagggGTACATAAAAATTCATACTTTCATAttgattatattatatttttggtTCTTATTTAGTGGGTATGAAAGTAAACAGTAGAAAGCTGTGTGGTGAAGATGCACAATTTGTTGTACATCTTCTGGAGTTTGTGGTTTCAACGTGGCAGTAAGATGAGGAAGACATGAGTCCATGGAAAAAGGTCAGTTAgtaaatattctgtttttgaAGGAAATGTTTCTATAATATTACATGATACAGCTCCAAATTAATTAGCTAATGacaattttattctttttaccaTGATTTGCAATACAATCGACTCATAAAGGGTTTTATCAGGCTAAAAACATGTCAGAATCTAAAAAATGTGGACAAACTGAGCTGAGGTGTTTTAACCTCCTCTACATCCCTGTTAGCAGGATGAAGGTGCCCTCTTGTGTTGTGcatcaattttaaaattaaccttcagaaaaacatttaaaaaaaaaacttcactgaGCTTTCAGCATCTTCAGCAACATCAGCAAAGAGACATTTGTAAAACCACACCGTGTCAGTTTGTTCACAGGAGTCACAAGAAGTGATTGTTTTTATGGCTAGACAGACACAGTAAAGAGCTCAATCTAACAAGACCTCAAAAACATCAAGAGAACATTTAGAACATGTCAAGGTACCACCTGTAATGTGTaactgatttctgtgcattgcaGAATGCCACAATAatgatggaaataaaaaaaagaaatggaaactaAAATACTGTTTTAATCCCACAACAGTATGAAAGGATTCAGTCTATTTCAGTTTAACAAACTCAGCAATGTCCCCATAAGAATAACAAAGCCAAAGtccagcatagagcggctgagtgaatgtggtctggactctgtggaggagagtcatggtttcagagacgctgtagaaggacaaaatacctgctctgtgatccaggtacactcctactctggaggAACGAGGACCTGAGACACGAGTTTGGATGTTGTTGTACTGAAATGTATAACTATTTTTCAAACAATCTAATGCCCAAGATTTGTCATTATGTCCAAACCAACATCCAGTTTCTACTCTGCTGATATTCTTGTACGCAGCTGCTACAATaattcctccacctctccactccacctcccagtaacaacgtccAGTCAGACTTTGTCTACTCAGGACCTGCCACCATCCagtgaatctgtctggatgatcagaataAGACTGTTTCTTTGTGGATGTTGCTTTTCTGTTCTCCTCTGATAATAACAGAtatgtgtttgctgtgtttggatccagtgtgatttcacgtgaatattttaaaaattccgCTCTAGTCTTTGGCTCTGCTTGTGGATCCGACAGTAAaacatccacttcagtgactgtcagtgagatctttgtccattcctctctcagaatgtcctgtagtttatctctgacctctgacacagctgctgtcacatcctcaaagtagctcagaggacggatattgatgctggatgagtctgtagactcactgagtgctgacagtgaggggtagttgtgtagaaactggaTGTGATCCTCTGTGTCTATGAgctgcttcagctcagcatctTTCTTCTTCAACTCAgcgatctcctgctccagcttctcctgaagctctttgactcgactcacttcagtttcttGCTGGGATCTGATCTGCCGCTTTacatcagagcttcttttctggatgagatggatcagctcagtgaagatcttctcactgtgctccactgtttgatcagcagactgattgatggcctccacctcctgttgaagcagcttcacatctttctctctgtcctggattctctgctggatgttttgtcGACTCACCTCCagttctctctgcctctcagtcctttctgctgcagctgagactgtgtcgtggcctttatgttcatccacagagcagagataacagatactctgctgatcagtacggcagaacatcttcatcacctcatcatgacgAGAGCAGATGTTCTCCTGGAGCTTCTTGGAGGGCTCCACCAGCTTGTGTTCTTTTAATGTAGGTGAATAATAATGAGGCTTAaggtgtttctcacagtaagaAGTCAGACAGATTAAACAGGATTTGCGGGCTTTCAGTTTTCTTCCAATACAGAGACcacaggccacatcttcaggtccagcatagcagtgatcagcagtagcagcttggagtccagtcttcttcagctcctccactaAATTTGCTAAAATGGTATTTTTCACCAGCACGGGCCTCACTGTGAAGATCTGCCTACATTGAGGACAGCTTTGGATTTTCTTTACCTTCTCGCCATTCCAGAGTTTTGTAATACAGTTcatgcagtagctgtgtccacagggaaTAGTCACTGGAtccttcagtagatccaaacagaTCGAACAAGTGAAGGTTTCTGGGTCCATTTGATTTTCTTGCTGCGCTAATTCCCTATTTTCTCTCTGACTGTCACGTAGGTTTCACGTTCTGTGAAGACAAACAGCCTCTGTGCCCTGAAGGGAAACTgagctcttttttacttcttgcAATCCACCCTTATACAGGGGAAGTATTAACAGTGTGACAAAGAGCGTGTTGTGACAGGCATGGTGTGTTATGCTTGACTTACTGAATACAGTAACAACTATGACCCAGTTAAACAGTTTACAGGAATTTAAACAGGAATTTTTACACTCAGAGCTTTAACTTTTAGCTCCTAACATGTGAATTGAATTGGATCTCTTATCTAGGAGGGTTTTTCGGTTCTGACTGACTTGTGGTGATTTGGGATTTAAGCTCTGTAGGATCTACTGAGGACTTTGATATGTCTTGGGTCACTGTGCTTCTGGCTGTTGTAACACAAGTCAGTGGATTTTTTGTGAGTCATGTCATTGTTTAGTGAAGTACATGGGAAAAGACAGGTTTCGAGAATGATTGAAATGATTGGTTCCCTTACTTTAACCTATGCTTACATGTTAGTTATCTGTTttgaatattaataaatatgaCTTAAAACATTGTCTAATCACCTAGTCAAACTACAGAACAGCGATTAGAATCATACAGTCTATCtaaaaatcattttacatttttgctcTGTCTTGCCTGCTTGGTGCCCTGCAGGCTCACTGAGGGccctcgcgctcacttttcgcttATATGTGTGTGATAGAATTCAGAAAACagatcggtgcaaattataagtctatATCATAAtgtcttcagtttttgtgtttgttgtaggGTTGTAAACTTCAACGCGTTAAAGGGGGGACGGCAgaggattctctggctggctggagcgggATCTAATAACTtgctcgcaaaataaaacaaaataaaaacaaaccaacaaactagGGCTGTCAACATTAACACCCTCATCACGATTAATGAGATTACAAATTTTAACGCAATCAACCCATCTAGAGCGCAGAATGGACAaactttggacaaactgcccgaaatgCGTTGATAGAcgcatttcagggattttgaatCATTCTGCACTCCAAATGGATTAATTGCGTTAAAATTTTCATTCTTGTTTCTGTGACGAGAAAGAGGAATGAAGGCGACcaggttttttaaatattctgagATAAGGATCAGCTCTTGGGAGTTAAAGTTTGTTCCTCGCCTTTGCCTTATTTTTCTACATTAAGTTtatgtgaaatgttttattggCAGTTGTTGATGGTTCCATGTTTTTCAAAGTCATCCAATGTCAGTCAGCGAATGTACCAATTTTCAGGTAATTATCTGCCAGAGTCACTGAGTTTAATATATGCAGTATTTTCACTTCTTTATGGTTTTAACAGTTTCTATACTCTGACCTATGCTGTTTGTTTCTTGTTCACTCTctcatttgattttgtttcctTCTCATCATTTGATCTCATTTTTGTCAGGTGTGTGAAGGGAAGGGATCAGCTGTGAGAGAGCAGAAAGCAGAGGGAGTGTTTTCAGGCTTTACCACATTCCAGGACGAGGAGCAGCAGAGTTAAAACTCATAAAACAACCGTTTTTTTTATCCTCTGCAGTGTCGTTGTTCCAGCACAGTGACAAATAGGATAAGAGACACAAGTCATAAACTGTAGGTCAGCAGACATGAAAaatatgctttaaaaacaacagtagTTACACAAACTATCACATGAGGAGAGTCACTCTGGAGACAtcaacataacaacaacaaaaagcaaacagtcATCATGGGTTTTCAGTAAGCAGAACCTGTGCTCACACTCTGGACGACCATCAGtaagcaaacatttaaatatttttctgtcaGTTTGTTCACAGCAGTCACAGCCTGTAACAACGATCCTGCATTAAGGGACCATGGGAAAGATAAGAGAAAAGAGTTTCCAGTTTACGAAAATCCTAAAATACTTCCAAGTTCAATGAACCCAGGATATCTGTCTGTTATCTGGATTCACGTCCCCTTTTTCCATGAGGATATGTGCTCACATGAAGCTGGTTATCAAATCACTAAGTTAAACCAGGGTTTCCACTGCATGTTCACATGAGAGTGGTGGCATTGGCACCATCTAACCAATCACAAACATTGGTATACATACTGTATACTAGCAGCAGAAGagctgagttttgcaaaagAAGAAAGATAGTTTTAGTTTTCATCCTTACAGCTGCAGCCTTAGTGGTGTCAGTGGTCTAACAGTCTAAGACCAagtaaagattaaaataaaatggggCTCATTTATTGGGTCAAGTCTATGcttcagcatagcagtgataagcaggagcagcttggagtccagtcttcttcaCTTCTTCACCAAAACTGCTAcaatatagcacatttaaaatctGAGATAACCCAAAGTGTTTTACATTTGAGGCATATGacaaagaacattaaaaaatatcatGTTTCACTTAAACACAGATTCGAGTCTCAAACT includes:
- the LOC113010252 gene encoding tripartite motif-containing protein 16-like; amino-acid sequence: MDPETFTCSICLDLLKDPVTIPCGHSYCMNCITKLWNGEKVKKIQSCPQCRQIFTVRPVLVKNTILANLVEELKKTGLQAATADHCYAGPEDVACGLCIGRKLKARKSCLICLTSYCEKHLKPHYYSPTLKEHKLVEPSKKLQENICSRHDEVMKMFCRTDQQSICYLCSVDEHKGHDTVSAAAERTERQRELEVSRQNIQQRIQDREKDVKLLQQEVEAINQSADQTVEHSEKIFTELIHLIQKRSSDVKRQIRSQQETEVSRVKELQEKLEQEIAELKKKDAELKQLIDTEDHIQFLHNYPSLSALSESTDSSSINIRPLSYFEDVTAAVSEVRDKLQDILREEWTKISLTVTEVDVLLSDPQAEPKTRAEFLKYSREITLDPNTANTYLLLSEENRKATSTKKQSYSDHPDRFTGWWQVLSRQSLTGRCYWEVEWRGGGIIVAAAYKNISRVETGCWFGHNDKSWALDCLKNSYTFQYNNIQTRVSGPRSSRVGVYLDHRAGILSFYSVSETMTLLHRVQTTFTQPLYAGLWLCYSYGDIAEFVKLK